CTCGCTACTTCAGCGACGAAAAGGGCCGGATCCTCAGCGAGGAGGAGCGAGCCAAAGAGACCGTCTACATCCAGGTAACTCTATACCTATATCAGCAAAGTCCTGGCCTAGTTTGGAAATGTGTTGCACCTGCTGTGCTGCTTTAATATTCTCGTAATTCATATGAAAGTCCGAATCACTTTGAAATTGCGATTTTCGAATACTAcgaaatgatgatgatgatgatgatgatgatgatgatcacTTGTGTTGGTTTGTTATTTTTCGGTAGAaaatggagagggagaggatggAGAAGATAAAGcgaaaggaggagaaggagaaggcggAAGCCGAGAAGAAGGccaaaggaggaggagaacatCAGACAGCCTGATGCAGTTTTACCTTATCCCACTTCACTCTTTGCAGAAAAGCGAACTTTTTATACCAACGCAGTTAGAATCGCCAAATCAAATTTTACCGTTTGCCAGAACATGCGCATTGAATCTTAGTT
This DNA window, taken from Ananas comosus cultivar F153 linkage group 21, ASM154086v1, whole genome shotgun sequence, encodes the following:
- the LOC109726421 gene encoding uncharacterized protein At2g27730, mitochondrial-like → MAIRSAGAAARAILVTQGARIAARMEGATKTNNMMGRGTPRYFSDEKGRILSEEERAKETVYIQKMERERMEKIKRKEEKEKAEAEKKAKGGGEHQTA